From one Catellatospora sp. IY07-71 genomic stretch:
- a CDS encoding SGNH/GDSL hydrolase family protein, which yields MIKRRRVVAGLAGLGLAAASLVAAAGPASGGIPPRWVGTWGTALTAPSLANTGSSLNGFADQSIRQIVRVSLGGEQVRLRFTNAYGTGPLTIGHATVGLPAAPGSPTLQAGSVREVTFNGGSASATVYKGAEVLSDPVDLPVAGTSELAVTIYLPTPTGATSWHWTARQTSYVYAGDRAADTDGTGQTAAYNHFYYLAGVEVSTKTGLGTVVVLGDSISDGSGSTLGANTRWPDYLATRINSTWPALGDPGVINVALAGNQVTKDGLAINSPALGNSALARLDDDVFNQPGVRSVFVELGINDVHLSGFTAEQIIAGLKQLAAQAEAHGLRTVVATLGPFEGYATWTPEKEAVRQAVNTWLRGDTGFDGLVDFDQILRDPANPSKVLPAYDSGDHIHPNDTGAQALANAVPLWLL from the coding sequence ATGATCAAACGTAGGCGTGTCGTGGCGGGGCTGGCCGGTCTCGGCCTGGCCGCGGCGAGCCTGGTCGCGGCGGCCGGGCCGGCTTCGGGCGGGATCCCGCCGCGGTGGGTGGGGACCTGGGGGACCGCCCTGACCGCGCCGAGCCTGGCCAACACCGGCAGCAGCCTCAACGGGTTCGCCGACCAGTCGATCCGGCAGATCGTGCGGGTGTCGCTGGGCGGCGAGCAGGTCCGGCTGCGGTTCACCAACGCGTACGGCACCGGCCCGCTCACGATCGGCCACGCCACCGTCGGCCTGCCCGCCGCCCCCGGCTCGCCGACGCTGCAGGCGGGGTCGGTCCGGGAGGTCACCTTCAACGGCGGGTCGGCGTCGGCGACCGTGTACAAGGGTGCGGAGGTGCTGTCCGACCCGGTCGACCTGCCGGTGGCGGGCACGTCCGAGCTCGCGGTGACGATCTACCTGCCGACCCCGACCGGTGCCACCTCCTGGCACTGGACGGCACGGCAGACCTCGTACGTCTACGCCGGGGACCGGGCCGCCGACACCGACGGCACCGGGCAGACCGCGGCCTACAACCACTTCTACTACCTGGCCGGGGTCGAGGTCTCGACCAAGACCGGCCTGGGCACGGTAGTCGTGCTCGGTGACTCGATCAGCGACGGGTCCGGCTCGACGCTGGGCGCCAACACCCGCTGGCCGGACTACCTCGCCACGCGGATCAACAGCACCTGGCCCGCCCTCGGCGACCCCGGTGTGATCAACGTGGCCCTCGCGGGCAACCAGGTCACCAAGGACGGGCTGGCCATCAACAGCCCGGCCCTGGGCAACAGCGCCCTGGCCCGCCTCGACGACGACGTGTTCAACCAGCCCGGCGTGCGCAGCGTGTTCGTCGAGCTGGGCATCAACGACGTGCACCTGTCCGGCTTCACCGCCGAACAGATCATCGCCGGGCTGAAGCAACTGGCCGCGCAGGCCGAGGCCCACGGGCTGCGCACCGTCGTGGCCACCCTCGGCCCGTTCGAGGGCTACGCGACGTGGACGCCGGAGAAGGAGGCCGTCCGCCAGGCGGTCAACACGTGGCTGCGCGGCGACACCGGGTTCGACGGGCTGGTCGACTTCGACCAGATCCTGCGCGACCCGGCCAACCCGAGCAAGGTCCTGCCCGCCTACGACAGCGGCGACCACATCCACCCCAACGACACCGGCGCCCAGGCTCTGGCCAACGCCGTGCCGCTCTGGCTGCTGTGA
- a CDS encoding macrolide family glycosyltransferase, with protein sequence MGSHIAFFNIPALGHLFPTLGLVAELVRRGHRVSCTAGADRAAYVAAAGARVIPYTSTRPGDTDPHAGTPDRSEHIGRSLLNFLAEAEHTLPQLEQPLLADRPDLVLFDRMAFAGHVFAHSHGIPAIQLWPMLVSAGPWSITDAAPVDPHHPTLTEYAGRLEKFLADRGLTTLPAERFLTPDVVRHLAFLPRAFQYAGERFGPEFGFVGPCTMPRAGDVPWSPPADGSPVALVSLGTLNNHWPDFYRLVFEAFAGTPWQVVLAVGQRLDPASLGPPPPNVTVMPVAPQLAVLAHARVFVSHGGLGGVMEGLQAGVPQVAVARTLEQDVNAARVAETGIGAALRLDGLTPALLRAAVDRVSADPAIAAGVAAMRAEVLAAGGAARAADLVESCLPGRAGGSGG encoded by the coding sequence ATGGGTAGCCACATCGCGTTCTTCAACATCCCGGCGCTCGGGCACCTGTTCCCGACGCTCGGGCTGGTCGCCGAACTGGTGCGGCGCGGGCACCGGGTGAGCTGCACGGCCGGCGCCGACCGCGCGGCGTACGTGGCCGCGGCGGGGGCGCGGGTGATCCCGTACACGTCGACCCGGCCCGGTGACACCGACCCGCACGCGGGCACCCCGGACCGCAGCGAGCACATCGGGCGCAGCCTGCTGAACTTCCTCGCCGAGGCCGAGCACACGCTGCCCCAGCTGGAGCAGCCGCTGCTGGCCGACCGGCCGGACCTGGTGCTGTTCGACCGGATGGCGTTCGCCGGGCACGTGTTCGCGCACAGCCACGGCATCCCGGCGATCCAGCTGTGGCCGATGCTCGTCTCGGCGGGCCCGTGGTCGATCACCGACGCGGCCCCGGTGGACCCGCACCACCCCACCCTCACCGAGTACGCCGGGCGGCTGGAGAAGTTCCTGGCCGACCGGGGGCTGACCACGCTGCCCGCCGAGCGGTTCCTCACCCCGGACGTGGTCCGCCACCTGGCGTTCCTGCCAAGGGCGTTCCAGTACGCGGGCGAGCGCTTCGGTCCGGAGTTCGGCTTCGTCGGGCCGTGCACCATGCCGCGCGCCGGGGACGTGCCCTGGTCGCCGCCGGCTGACGGGTCGCCGGTGGCGCTGGTGTCGCTGGGCACCCTGAACAACCACTGGCCCGACTTCTACCGCCTGGTGTTCGAGGCGTTCGCCGGCACACCGTGGCAGGTGGTGCTCGCGGTCGGGCAGCGGCTGGACCCGGCGTCGCTCGGCCCGCCCCCGCCCAACGTCACCGTCATGCCGGTCGCGCCGCAGCTCGCGGTGCTGGCGCACGCGCGGGTGTTCGTCTCGCACGGCGGGCTGGGCGGCGTGATGGAGGGCCTGCAGGCGGGCGTGCCGCAGGTGGCCGTGGCCCGGACGCTGGAGCAGGACGTCAACGCCGCTCGGGTGGCCGAGACGGGCATCGGCGCCGCGCTGCGGCTGGACGGGCTGACCCCGGCCCTGCTGCGCGCGGCGGTCGACCGGGTGAGCGCCGATCCGGCGATCGCCGCCGGGGTGGCGGCGATGCGTGCCGAGGTGCTGGCCGCGGGAGGTGCGGCGCGTGCCGCGGACCTCGTCGAGTCGTGCCTGCCCGGCCGGGCCGGGGGCAGCGGGGGATAG